In one window of Aquimarina spinulae DNA:
- a CDS encoding PhzF family phenazine biosynthesis protein — MKISMYQIDAFTKTLFGGNPAAICHLPYWLEDQTLQNIAVENNLAETGFFVKKEDIYEIRWFMPHAEIDLCGHATLASAYVIFNYLDDSINEITFSSKSGILKAKKETNGTITLDFPSRPPKPVEIPSEIYQALDAKPIATFAARDLVITLSSEEEVLNENPKLDLLKDLPYLCIVITAEGKHADFVSRVFDANGIIQPEDPVTGSAHASLVPFWAKKLGKNNLKAQQLSTRRGELDCKLEGNRVFLSGHSVPYLIGEIEI, encoded by the coding sequence ATGAAAATTTCAATGTATCAGATCGATGCTTTTACCAAAACACTATTTGGGGGTAATCCTGCCGCAATATGTCATTTACCATATTGGTTAGAGGACCAAACTCTACAGAACATTGCAGTAGAAAACAATTTGGCAGAAACCGGTTTTTTTGTAAAAAAAGAGGACATTTATGAAATAAGATGGTTTATGCCTCATGCCGAAATTGACTTATGTGGTCATGCTACACTTGCATCGGCATATGTAATTTTCAACTATCTTGACGATTCTATCAACGAAATTACATTTTCTTCAAAAAGCGGAATTCTAAAAGCCAAAAAAGAGACTAACGGAACAATCACATTAGATTTTCCTTCGAGACCTCCCAAACCTGTTGAAATTCCATCCGAAATATACCAGGCTCTAGACGCAAAACCTATTGCTACTTTTGCTGCTCGTGATTTGGTAATCACACTTTCGTCTGAAGAAGAAGTATTAAATGAGAATCCTAAACTCGATTTACTTAAGGACCTTCCCTATTTATGTATTGTAATCACTGCCGAAGGAAAACATGCAGATTTTGTTTCTCGCGTATTTGATGCAAATGGGATTATTCAACCCGAAGACCCGGTTACAGGTTCTGCTCATGCTTCTCTGGTCCCATTTTGGGCCAAAAAACTAGGAAAAAATAATCTTAAAGCTCAACAATTGTCTACTCGCAGAGGAGAATTAGATTGTAAATTAGAAGGAAATCGGGTTTTCCTTAGCGGACATTCGGTTCCATACCTGATCGGAGAAATAGAAATCTAA
- a CDS encoding short chain dehydrogenase: MKILVIGATGTIGSAIYNTLKNEYDDVFGAHRTSKSYPIDITDKESIKALFKKLPKIDAVINAAGTASWKPLSELTEDDYYIGIRSKLMGQVNLVHVAKDYINDNASITLTTGILAEHYEPNAVGLSLVNGALHSFVNAASKELDRGIRLNVVAPGAIAGDFPEDQKFAGYYPVNITDVVDSYKQLFNNNITGTICKKY, translated from the coding sequence ATGAAAATCTTAGTTATTGGAGCTACCGGTACAATAGGTAGTGCAATTTATAATACCCTTAAAAATGAATATGATGATGTATTCGGCGCCCACCGTACTAGCAAATCCTACCCTATCGACATAACAGATAAAGAATCTATAAAAGCGTTGTTTAAAAAACTACCAAAAATAGACGCGGTAATTAATGCTGCGGGTACTGCTTCCTGGAAACCTTTATCAGAATTAACAGAAGATGATTATTATATAGGGATACGCAGTAAATTAATGGGACAAGTCAACCTTGTACATGTAGCAAAAGACTATATAAATGACAATGCCTCAATAACCTTAACAACTGGTATTCTGGCAGAACATTATGAACCTAATGCTGTTGGGTTATCACTGGTAAATGGTGCTCTGCACAGCTTTGTTAATGCGGCATCAAAAGAATTAGACCGTGGGATTCGGTTAAATGTTGTGGCTCCTGGTGCTATTGCAGGAGATTTTCCTGAAGATCAAAAATTTGCCGGATACTACCCTGTTAATATTACAGATGTAGTAGATAGTTACAAACAACTATTTAATAACAATATTACAGGCACTATTTGTAAAAAATATTAA
- a CDS encoding OmpA/MotB family protein, giving the protein MKRSFTFIALSGALIMTSCVSKKKYVALEQELQDTRSTLQKTAVEKDELEGKFAKIESRVADYNAKINSLKESNDEKMVMVEDVAAISNKTKEKMKETLAKVDQQKLQGAKSLKDSMNLAVSHNLKNSLSDDIKQDEDISIDIDNTVVMISISDKMLFKSGSYRISNKADEILKKLADVINSESSIEVMVEGHTDPRTISNAVVQDNWDLSVKRATSIIRKLQSNYNVDPAKLIASGRSSYKPLVENDSEENMAINRRTRIVLLPNMDKFFAMLSSN; this is encoded by the coding sequence ATGAAAAGATCATTCACATTTATTGCTTTGTCAGGGGCATTAATCATGACATCGTGTGTGTCAAAGAAGAAATATGTTGCATTAGAGCAAGAATTGCAAGACACTCGTAGTACGTTACAAAAGACTGCAGTAGAAAAAGATGAATTGGAAGGCAAGTTTGCTAAAATTGAATCTAGAGTAGCAGATTATAATGCTAAGATCAATTCTTTAAAAGAATCTAATGATGAAAAAATGGTAATGGTAGAAGATGTTGCAGCAATATCTAACAAGACCAAAGAGAAAATGAAAGAAACCTTAGCCAAGGTTGATCAACAAAAACTTCAGGGAGCTAAATCCTTAAAAGATTCGATGAATTTGGCAGTATCTCATAATTTAAAAAATTCTTTATCAGATGATATAAAACAAGATGAAGATATTTCTATAGATATCGATAATACAGTAGTTATGATATCTATTTCTGATAAAATGTTATTCAAAAGCGGTAGTTACAGAATAAGTAATAAAGCTGATGAAATATTAAAAAAATTAGCAGATGTAATTAATTCTGAGTCAAGTATTGAAGTAATGGTAGAAGGTCATACTGATCCAAGAACCATTAGCAATGCAGTGGTGCAAGATAACTGGGACTTAAGCGTAAAAAGAGCAACATCTATTATTAGAAAACTACAATCTAATTACAATGTTGATCCTGCTAAGTTAATCGCTTCTGGAAGAAGCAGTTACAAGCCTCTTGTAGAGAATGACAGTGAAGAAAATATGGCAATCAACAGACGTACAAGAATCGTATTATTGCCAAATATGGATAAGTTTTTTGCTATGTTGTCTTCTAACTAA
- a CDS encoding NAD-dependent epimerase/dehydratase family protein — protein sequence MRKILITGGFGKIGRYFIKNFNDQYTVRVADKAIENEIFPKNVEIVKADLIEYKTCLKLCDKIDTVVHLAGIVDPVSESDEILKININTTQNIFKAAVKSNCKRIIFASSAQTIEGYPEEIQVNKNMLVNPKNIYGVSKCFGEALAAYYSNNTNISAICLRIGAYEFPRDFTQMNARDLSAFLHPDDFNQLLCKSIETKNIKHEVLNAISNNRYKRLDITESIEKIGYKPKADGFQLFKLLEN from the coding sequence ATGAGGAAAATTTTAATAACTGGTGGATTTGGAAAAATAGGACGTTATTTTATTAAAAATTTTAACGATCAATATACAGTTAGGGTTGCTGATAAGGCAATAGAAAATGAAATTTTCCCTAAAAATGTTGAAATAGTAAAAGCTGATTTAATTGAATATAAGACTTGCTTAAAACTATGTGATAAAATTGACACAGTAGTACATTTAGCAGGAATTGTTGATCCAGTTTCAGAATCTGATGAAATACTTAAGATTAATATTAACACAACACAAAATATTTTTAAAGCAGCTGTTAAATCGAATTGTAAAAGAATCATATTTGCTAGTAGTGCTCAAACTATAGAAGGTTATCCAGAAGAAATCCAGGTAAATAAAAATATGTTGGTAAACCCAAAAAATATTTACGGAGTATCAAAATGCTTCGGAGAAGCGTTAGCAGCTTATTATTCGAATAATACCAATATTTCTGCAATCTGTTTACGTATTGGAGCATATGAATTTCCAAGAGATTTTACTCAAATGAATGCTCGTGATCTGAGCGCCTTTTTACACCCTGATGATTTTAATCAGTTGTTGTGTAAGAGTATCGAAACTAAAAATATAAAACATGAAGTATTAAATGCTATTTCAAATAATAGATACAAAAGGCTTGACATAACTGAATCTATTGAAAAAATAGGCTACAAACCCAAAGCAGATGGTTTTCAATTATTCAAATTACTAGAAAATTAA
- a CDS encoding DEAD/DEAH box helicase produces the protein MGLQPKRVDKKEQKVLYDYQKRDIDKIFSRLKEFSQKYNLLYQLPTGGGKTVIFSEIVRRYIESTRKKVVVLTHRIELCGQTSKMLTEFGVKNKIINSSVKELDDQNEYMCFVAMVETLNNRLNDDHLELHNVGMVIIDEAHYNSFRKLFKFFSNCFILGVTATPLSSNMKLPMKDNYNELIVGDTISSLINSGFLAKPVIYTYDVGLGSLKIGMNGDYTVKSSEDLYTNMLMQDKLLHAYEERSKGKKTLIFNNGINTSIYVYETFKKAGYPIRHLDNTNSKQEREDILVWFKSTSDAILTSVSILTTGFDEPTVESIILNRATKSLTLYFQMIGRGSRILPTKPEFSIIDLGNNTARFGLWNSDVDWQSIFRSPDFYYDNLVGDEEIERNFRYVLPEELRKEFLKSEDIEFDIEAEYAKTKRYGHRSLTVLEKSIEQHAIMCVQNSEDVFDARILSKLLDQDIEYRVRRYSYCISKSTKNYRDWLEEDYKRKLRSKINQLFMDE, from the coding sequence ATGGGATTACAACCCAAGAGGGTAGATAAAAAAGAACAAAAAGTACTTTACGATTATCAGAAACGGGATATAGATAAGATATTTAGTCGTCTAAAAGAATTTTCCCAAAAATATAATCTGTTGTATCAACTTCCTACCGGAGGAGGAAAGACAGTTATTTTTTCTGAAATTGTTAGAAGGTATATAGAATCCACTCGAAAAAAAGTAGTTGTTCTTACACATCGAATTGAACTCTGTGGTCAAACCTCAAAAATGCTAACCGAGTTTGGGGTAAAGAATAAAATCATAAATAGCTCTGTTAAGGAACTCGATGATCAAAACGAATATATGTGTTTTGTTGCAATGGTAGAAACCCTTAATAATAGACTTAATGATGATCATTTAGAACTACATAATGTAGGAATGGTTATTATCGATGAAGCTCACTATAATTCGTTTAGAAAGCTTTTTAAATTTTTTAGCAATTGTTTTATCCTTGGGGTTACAGCTACACCACTTAGTTCTAACATGAAACTCCCGATGAAGGATAATTATAATGAATTGATTGTAGGTGATACAATTAGTTCATTAATTAATAGCGGGTTTTTAGCTAAACCTGTAATTTATACCTATGATGTTGGATTAGGATCATTGAAAATAGGGATGAATGGAGATTATACTGTGAAATCTTCAGAAGATTTGTATACCAACATGTTAATGCAGGATAAGCTATTGCATGCTTATGAGGAAAGATCAAAAGGTAAAAAAACATTGATTTTTAATAACGGAATCAATACTTCTATTTATGTTTATGAAACTTTTAAAAAAGCCGGATATCCCATTCGTCATCTGGATAATACAAATAGTAAGCAAGAAAGAGAAGATATTTTGGTATGGTTTAAAAGTACAAGTGATGCAATACTTACTTCTGTGAGTATTCTTACCACAGGATTCGATGAACCTACAGTAGAGAGTATTATTCTTAATAGAGCGACAAAATCACTTACATTATATTTTCAGATGATTGGTAGGGGCTCTCGTATATTACCTACTAAGCCAGAATTTTCAATAATCGATTTAGGAAACAATACGGCAAGATTTGGATTGTGGAATTCTGATGTTGACTGGCAATCTATTTTTAGATCACCAGATTTCTATTATGATAACCTGGTAGGGGATGAGGAGATAGAACGTAATTTTAGGTATGTATTACCAGAGGAGTTAAGAAAAGAGTTTTTAAAATCTGAAGATATTGAGTTTGATATCGAAGCCGAATATGCAAAAACAAAACGTTATGGACATAGAAGTTTAACGGTTCTTGAAAAATCTATAGAGCAGCATGCCATAATGTGCGTACAAAATAGCGAAGACGTTTTTGATGCACGAATTCTAAGTAAACTCTTGGATCAGGACATAGAGTATCGCGTGCGTAGATATTCTTATTGTATTAGTAAAAGCACTAAAAACTATAGAGATTGGTTAGAAGAAGATTATAAACGAAAATTGAGATCTAAAATCAATCAGCTATTCATGGATGAGTAG
- the msrB gene encoding peptide-methionine (R)-S-oxide reductase MsrB encodes MKRFIVLCISILAISCTSTAQKEGKKESKVYAVSKTDSEWKKMLTSEQYYILRQAGTERPFSSPLNKLYTHGTFYCAACNTPLYESKYKFDSGTGWPSFDRAIEGSIDNDIDHKLGYARSELLCGTCGGHLGHVFSDGPKETTGMRHCINGDALVFKSNE; translated from the coding sequence ATGAAACGTTTTATTGTATTATGTATTAGTATCCTGGCAATAAGTTGTACAAGTACAGCGCAAAAAGAGGGTAAAAAAGAGAGTAAAGTATATGCCGTTTCTAAAACGGATTCCGAATGGAAAAAGATGCTAACATCCGAGCAATACTATATTCTTAGGCAAGCCGGAACAGAAAGACCATTCTCTAGCCCTTTAAACAAATTATATACTCATGGTACATTTTATTGCGCTGCATGTAATACTCCACTATACGAAAGTAAATATAAATTTGATAGCGGAACAGGTTGGCCAAGTTTTGACCGGGCAATAGAAGGAAGTATTGATAACGATATAGATCATAAATTAGGATATGCTCGATCCGAGCTACTATGTGGAACATGTGGTGGACATTTAGGCCATGTATTTAGTGATGGACCCAAAGAAACAACAGGAATGAGACATTGCATTAATGGTGATGCTCTAGTATTTAAATCTAATGAGTAA
- a CDS encoding M20/M25/M40 family metallo-hydrolase, with product MYLSCFVTSAQDKDPLIEKIINEATENSQLKELAHELMDGIGPRLVGTPQMQQAHDWAVAKYKTWGIDARNEKWGEWRGWQRGITHIDMVSPWIKSLEGTQLAWSPGTDNAGVVAELIVIPKVKDSIAFQKWLPNVKGKIVMISMNQPTGRPDYNWEEFATEESFKKMKEQRSEQTKAWRENIKKTGYNRRTLAPALEQAGAVGIVQSNWSRGFGVNKIFSARTKKIPTVDLSLEDYGMLYRLIEHGSKPKIKIVSESKELGMMPTFNTIAEIKGTEKPDEYIILSAHFDSWDGGTGATDNGTGTITMMEAARILKKIYPNPKRTILIGLWGSEEQGLNGSRAFVEDHPKIVGGVQALFNQDNGTGRVVRLSGQGFLHSYDYLGKWLEAVPENITKHIETTFPGTPGGGGSDYASFVSAGAPAFSLSSLNWSYWNYTWHTNRDTYDKIIFDDVLNNVILTAILAYKASEDPKKTSREKSVLPINKRTKKQRTWPELRSPNRKGGQN from the coding sequence ATGTATCTTTCTTGTTTTGTCACATCGGCACAGGATAAAGATCCATTAATTGAAAAAATTATTAATGAAGCCACAGAAAATTCTCAATTAAAAGAACTAGCACATGAACTTATGGATGGTATTGGACCTAGATTGGTTGGTACTCCACAAATGCAACAAGCTCATGATTGGGCTGTTGCTAAATATAAAACCTGGGGAATTGATGCCAGAAATGAAAAATGGGGAGAATGGCGTGGATGGCAACGAGGAATTACTCACATTGATATGGTATCTCCTTGGATAAAATCTCTTGAAGGTACACAACTAGCTTGGAGTCCTGGTACCGATAATGCTGGTGTCGTTGCCGAGTTAATTGTTATTCCGAAGGTAAAAGATTCAATTGCTTTTCAGAAATGGTTACCAAATGTAAAAGGTAAAATTGTAATGATATCTATGAATCAACCCACAGGGAGACCTGATTATAATTGGGAAGAATTTGCTACAGAAGAATCTTTCAAAAAGATGAAAGAACAAAGAAGTGAGCAAACAAAAGCATGGAGAGAAAATATTAAAAAAACTGGATATAATCGTCGAACTCTTGCTCCTGCCCTAGAACAAGCTGGTGCCGTAGGAATAGTACAAAGTAATTGGTCTAGAGGGTTTGGAGTTAACAAAATATTTAGTGCCCGAACAAAAAAAATACCCACAGTGGATCTATCATTAGAAGATTACGGAATGTTATATCGCCTCATAGAACATGGTTCTAAACCAAAAATAAAGATCGTATCAGAATCTAAAGAACTAGGAATGATGCCTACATTCAATACGATTGCAGAAATAAAAGGAACCGAAAAGCCTGACGAGTATATTATTCTTTCTGCACATTTCGATTCATGGGACGGAGGTACTGGAGCTACGGATAATGGAACCGGAACCATAACCATGATGGAAGCCGCACGAATTCTTAAAAAAATATACCCAAACCCGAAACGTACCATACTTATTGGGCTTTGGGGAAGCGAAGAACAAGGTTTAAATGGATCACGAGCTTTTGTTGAAGACCATCCTAAAATTGTAGGAGGTGTACAGGCGTTATTTAATCAAGATAACGGTACAGGGCGTGTGGTTCGTTTATCAGGACAAGGATTCTTGCATTCTTATGATTATTTAGGAAAGTGGTTAGAAGCTGTTCCCGAAAACATTACTAAGCATATAGAAACTACTTTTCCAGGAACTCCTGGTGGAGGTGGCTCTGACTATGCTTCTTTTGTATCGGCCGGAGCCCCTGCATTTTCATTAAGTTCACTTAATTGGTCTTACTGGAATTATACTTGGCACACAAATCGGGATACATACGATAAAATTATATTTGATGATGTACTTAATAATGTAATTCTAACTGCAATTCTAGCATATAAAGCTAGTGAAGATCCTAAAAAAACTTCGAGAGAAAAAAGTGTATTACCTATAAATAAACGTACCAAAAAACAACGTACCTGGCCAGAATTAAGAAGTCCAAACAGAAAAGGAGGGCAAAACTAA
- a CDS encoding class I SAM-dependent rRNA methyltransferase → MNIVPEITTKRLAVKVRPSAEKIIKQRHPWVFEDSIIKQNVEGEAGDLVIIYDTKKNTFLACGLYDPYSPIRIKLIQFRKTAQINKTWFAEKISEAYKKRTPLLETDTNSYRLLFGENDHLPGCIADVYDQVLVIKLYSHIWFPYLNWIIEHLVAVSGCNCVVLRLSRLLQSKGEVYDLKDGQVIYGTLKNEVVVFREHGVLFSANVIKGHKTGYFLDHRYNRKRVGELAYDKTLLDVFSYAGGFSVHALKGGAKKVVSLDISKQALDMAKENVALNVHHGKHDVIVADAFDGLQKLIDHKTVFDIVVIDPPSFAKRASEIHKAMISYARLAELGSHLVSSNGILVLASCSSRVLAEDFFKISEESILKSGRRFSVLEKTNHDIDHPISFPEGAYLKCGYYRLD, encoded by the coding sequence ATGAATATTGTTCCGGAAATAACAACTAAAAGGCTTGCTGTTAAGGTAAGGCCTTCGGCAGAAAAGATAATAAAGCAAAGACATCCCTGGGTTTTTGAAGATAGTATTATAAAGCAAAATGTAGAAGGAGAAGCAGGTGATTTAGTGATCATTTATGATACTAAAAAGAATACCTTTTTAGCATGTGGTTTATATGATCCATATTCTCCTATACGTATCAAATTAATTCAATTTAGGAAAACAGCACAGATTAATAAAACATGGTTTGCTGAAAAAATTTCTGAGGCATACAAAAAAAGGACCCCTTTATTAGAAACAGATACAAATAGCTACCGATTGTTATTTGGAGAGAATGATCATCTTCCCGGATGTATTGCAGATGTGTATGACCAGGTTTTGGTAATTAAGCTATATTCACATATTTGGTTTCCTTATCTAAATTGGATTATTGAACATCTGGTTGCTGTGTCAGGTTGCAACTGTGTTGTGCTTAGGTTAAGTAGATTGTTACAATCTAAAGGTGAAGTATATGATCTAAAAGATGGTCAGGTAATCTATGGAACTCTGAAAAATGAGGTTGTGGTTTTTAGAGAACATGGAGTTTTATTTTCTGCAAATGTAATTAAAGGTCATAAAACAGGATATTTTCTTGATCACCGTTATAATAGAAAAAGAGTAGGGGAGCTTGCCTATGATAAAACTCTTTTGGATGTGTTTTCTTATGCTGGTGGGTTTTCGGTTCATGCTTTAAAAGGCGGCGCAAAGAAAGTTGTAAGTTTGGATATTAGTAAACAAGCTTTGGATATGGCTAAAGAGAATGTTGCTTTAAACGTACATCATGGAAAACATGATGTTATTGTAGCCGATGCTTTTGATGGATTACAGAAATTAATAGATCATAAAACTGTATTTGACATTGTAGTTATAGATCCTCCTTCTTTTGCGAAAAGAGCAAGTGAAATTCATAAAGCTATGATTAGTTATGCTCGGTTAGCAGAATTGGGATCGCATTTGGTATCCTCTAACGGGATTTTGGTTTTGGCTTCTTGTTCTTCGAGAGTTTTGGCCGAAGATTTTTTTAAAATTTCTGAAGAGAGTATTCTTAAATCTGGAAGAAGGTTTAGTGTATTAGAAAAAACCAATCATGATATTGATCATCCAATTTCCTTTCCTGAGGGAGCTTATCTTAAATGCGGATATTATAGATTAGATTAA
- the msrB gene encoding peptide-methionine (R)-S-oxide reductase MsrB codes for MSKYPIQKSEAEWKEKLTEEQYRILRQKGTERPFTGEYNMHFEDGAYTCMACDTPLFKSVSKFDSGCGWPSFDESIEGSVEYIKDTSHGMIRTEILCANCGSHLGHVFNDGPTTTGQRYCVNSVSIDFNKK; via the coding sequence ATGAGCAAGTATCCGATACAAAAATCTGAGGCTGAATGGAAAGAGAAGCTAACAGAAGAACAATATAGAATATTGAGACAAAAAGGAACCGAAAGACCATTTACCGGAGAATATAATATGCATTTTGAAGATGGAGCATATACCTGCATGGCTTGTGATACACCTTTGTTTAAAAGTGTCTCTAAATTTGATTCGGGATGTGGCTGGCCAAGTTTTGATGAATCAATAGAAGGAAGTGTAGAATATATAAAAGATACATCACACGGTATGATACGTACAGAAATATTATGTGCAAATTGCGGTAGTCACTTAGGCCATGTATTTAATGATGGCCCAACAACTACAGGTCAACGTTATTGTGTTAACTCTGTTAGTATAGACTTTAATAAGAAATAA
- a CDS encoding alpha/beta hydrolase, protein MAKADKDLIPVQALLIPKSIVYTAKILNWISPLLASRFAARIFLTPFGYKMPEREKEMYEKSKKERIRIKKINREVIVYTYGNSDKKILLAHGWSGSGTQLSKIADQLLEHGYSTVSFDAPAHGHAPGKRSMLPFFIETIHQLEKTHGPFEAAIGHSLGGMSLLRTTRFGLQIKSLVIIGTANSITAITKNFAKNLQLNQKVGRLLKTYFDKRYGEDLDNYSGATSAAGVNIPTLVVHDKNDVDVHYSAAHEIINNLENGQLLLTEQLGHRKILGDPKVISKIIEFILE, encoded by the coding sequence ATGGCTAAAGCAGACAAAGACCTAATCCCTGTACAGGCACTTCTAATCCCTAAATCTATTGTATATACTGCAAAAATATTAAATTGGATATCCCCTCTTCTGGCTTCAAGATTTGCAGCCAGAATATTCTTAACTCCTTTTGGTTATAAAATGCCCGAGAGAGAAAAAGAAATGTATGAAAAAAGCAAAAAAGAAAGAATTCGAATTAAAAAAATTAATCGAGAAGTTATCGTCTATACCTATGGAAATTCTGATAAAAAAATTCTTTTAGCTCACGGTTGGTCTGGAAGCGGGACACAACTTTCAAAAATTGCAGATCAATTATTAGAACATGGATATAGCACTGTAAGTTTTGATGCTCCGGCACATGGTCATGCTCCGGGAAAAAGAAGTATGCTACCCTTTTTTATCGAAACAATACACCAATTAGAAAAAACTCATGGTCCATTTGAAGCTGCAATAGGACATTCATTAGGCGGAATGTCTTTATTAAGAACTACCCGTTTCGGATTACAAATCAAATCCTTGGTTATTATTGGTACTGCCAATAGTATTACTGCAATCACTAAAAATTTTGCAAAAAACTTACAATTAAACCAAAAAGTGGGACGTTTATTAAAAACATACTTTGATAAAAGGTATGGAGAAGATCTTGACAATTACTCTGGAGCAACCTCTGCTGCCGGAGTTAACATACCTACTCTAGTAGTACATGATAAAAATGATGTTGATGTACATTACAGTGCAGCTCATGAAATCATTAATAATCTAGAAAATGGACAACTACTGCTTACCGAACAATTAGGCCACCGAAAAATTTTGGGAGATCCAAAAGTAATATCCAAAATCATAGAATTTATTTTGGAATAG
- a CDS encoding DUF2541 family protein: MNNITLQKKPAFLFLLITLLITSSFTSTTNSWEHLGSRTVNYRLDKDVIKVTARKGGFKKLKVKVTGGSLNMYKMVIQYGNGKKEVIQLKHNFSRKSETRIIDLKGGKRIIRDITFFYDTKNLSRKKAKVHVFGKH; this comes from the coding sequence ATGAATAATATAACACTACAAAAAAAACCTGCTTTTTTATTCTTACTAATAACACTACTAATAACAAGTAGTTTTACCTCTACTACAAATAGTTGGGAACATCTTGGTTCAAGAACAGTAAATTATAGATTAGATAAAGATGTTATAAAGGTAACAGCAAGAAAAGGAGGATTCAAAAAACTTAAAGTTAAGGTTACAGGAGGCTCTTTAAACATGTACAAAATGGTTATTCAATATGGTAATGGGAAAAAAGAGGTAATCCAATTAAAACATAATTTTTCTCGTAAAAGCGAAACAAGAATAATAGATCTTAAAGGTGGAAAACGTATAATTAGAGATATTACCTTTTTTTATGATACTAAAAATTTATCTCGAAAAAAAGCAAAGGTTCATGTCTTTGGGAAGCATTAA
- a CDS encoding aspartate/glutamate racemase family protein encodes MKTIGLIGGMSWESSALYYELINKHTKKLLGGFHSAKCILASVDFAEIENLQRKDDWDELNTLMVKSAKQLENAGADLIILCTNTMHLCSEEMIKNTSVPFLHIASATGKNIKSRGLKKLALLGTKFTMERDFYRNTLKEFDIEILLPNQNDRELIHQVIYKELVLGNIKDSSREEFKRIIKALESRGAEGVILGCTEIPLLIKQDDVDIAVFDTTKIHAESAVEIALQNEYIV; translated from the coding sequence ATGAAAACTATAGGATTGATCGGAGGAATGAGCTGGGAATCATCGGCTCTCTATTATGAATTGATTAATAAACACACAAAGAAACTTCTTGGAGGTTTTCATTCTGCTAAATGTATTTTGGCTTCTGTTGATTTTGCAGAAATCGAAAATTTACAACGCAAAGATGATTGGGATGAATTAAATACATTAATGGTTAAATCTGCAAAACAACTAGAAAATGCCGGAGCAGATTTGATAATTTTATGTACAAATACAATGCATTTATGTAGTGAGGAAATGATTAAAAACACCTCAGTTCCTTTTTTGCATATAGCAAGTGCTACAGGTAAAAACATTAAGTCTAGAGGATTAAAAAAACTGGCACTTCTTGGCACCAAATTTACAATGGAGAGAGATTTTTACAGAAATACCTTAAAAGAGTTTGATATCGAAATACTGCTTCCCAATCAAAATGACCGGGAGCTTATTCATCAGGTAATTTATAAAGAACTGGTACTCGGAAATATCAAAGATAGTTCTAGAGAAGAATTTAAACGAATTATAAAAGCATTAGAGTCTAGAGGTGCAGAAGGTGTAATTCTGGGGTGTACAGAAATACCATTATTGATCAAGCAAGATGATGTTGATATTGCTGTATTTGATACCACAAAAATTCACGCAGAAAGTGCCGTTGAAATAGCTTTACAAAACGAATATATAGTATAA
- a CDS encoding ArsR/SmtB family transcription factor, with amino-acid sequence MNNARILEINKALSNATRLDILKWLKDPEANFPPHEELGHFNDGVCAQHIKDKSGLSQPTISHYLTGMHKAGLLITTRHGKWTYFKRNESVIKEFLETINKEL; translated from the coding sequence ATGAATAATGCAAGAATACTTGAAATAAATAAAGCTTTATCCAATGCTACACGTTTAGATATACTTAAATGGTTAAAAGATCCTGAGGCCAATTTCCCTCCTCATGAAGAGCTTGGGCATTTTAACGATGGTGTATGTGCACAACACATCAAAGATAAATCAGGATTATCACAACCTACTATATCACATTATCTAACCGGTATGCATAAAGCTGGATTGTTAATTACCACAAGACATGGGAAATGGACATATTTTAAAAGAAATGAATCTGTAATTAAAGAATTTTTGGAAACCATAAATAAAGAGTTATAA